Within the Miscanthus floridulus cultivar M001 chromosome 2, ASM1932011v1, whole genome shotgun sequence genome, the region ATTAGTGAGATGTAAAAATAGGTCAATCCATCTTGAGCTCCGTAACAATGGCTGGGTCGCCGCTCTGAGGGGCCAGATCACTACAGCATCGCAGGTGGAGGAATTCATCTCGTTATGGATCAGGTTGCAAGATATCCACCTAACACCGGGCACTCCAGACACCATTACCTGGAAATGAACAGCCAACGGAGCCTATTCCACCCGATCGGCCTACATAATACAATTCTGCGGTTCCTACAGAGCATTTCGGAGTGATCTCATATGGAAAGCATTCACTGAAAACAAGTGCAAAGTATTCGTCTGGACCATGGCGCGAGAGAAAATCCTCACTGCGGATAATCTACAAAAGAGAGGTTGGCCACACCAAGACCGATGCGCCCTATGCAACGGCCCATTGGAAACGTGCCTCCACTTAGCCTTGCTTTGTCCGTTCACCAGAGCAGTATGGAATCTCATTCTACATTGGGAACACTTCGATGCGAGCATAATCCTCTCGGCCGAAGATCCAACCCATTTGATCTCGTGGTGGGAAGAGGTCCAATCCAAGATAACCAAGGACGACAGAAAGCGCTTCAACGGCTTGGTAATCTACACCGTCTGGAACAtttggaaagagagaaatagaAGAATATTCACAAACACCCACGAAACGACAATGCAGGTGGCCTCAAGAACGAAAGAGGACATCCTtcagaagaagatggctcattcCTGGGGAGAGTAATCGTCCTAGACGACTCTACAATTTTTTCACCTCTTTACCCCCTTGTCTTGCTCGGGGATCTCTACAGCTCTTGTATATAAACTCTCTTTCCTATCTTAATGGAAAGGCAGAGGTCCTGCCAttgcgtttcaaaaaaaaaaaaacaggatgAATATGACTCAGAAGATGATGAAGCTTTCAATTTCACCTGCAATCATTCAGACAACTGGGAATCAAGCAATATCGCTTTAGCTAACCTCCGCGAAGCAGATTTTAGGGGAATGACAGGAACTGGCTGCGAACTCCGCTTCTTGCAGTTCGTGCTCGCAAGCGCCACAGATCTTCAAAGTGTGACCGTGAGCTTCAACTTGTACTTCATTGAAGAAGTACAAGACAGCAGGATGCATTATTTTGTGCATACGCTGCTCGGAGATGGAACGTGGACTGCCCGCGAGAATGAGGATCGGGATTTTGATAAGCTGTATAAGTGTAGTAAGTTTAGTAAATTGTATAAGTGGACACCTTCTCCATGAACTGAGAGATGGATGTGTAATTGCAGAGAGCGCGTGCGTCTCTTGCTAAACATTATATTTGTCAATTAATATCTAGTACTATGTCTGTTTTCTTGGTTGGTTTCTTTATTTCCTTGTTGTTGGAATTGCATATAAACTGTTTTCTGCTTTCCTAAACTATAATGAAAGTGCCACAGCTGCTCAAAAAAATTAGTACTATGTCATTCTTTTTCCGAATGCTTGCCACACAAAGTACTTCCACGCGCAAAGTGTGTTTGGGGGTACCACCAACATGGCAAAATATGCCCCCATGTACTATACACAAAAGGAACCTGAACAGTCTTTCTAGGTAATCAAGAGCACCTCTCACAATATACACTCTACGATATTGATAATTATTGACTGAAGGCCGAGGCTAAACACCTCACAGTATTCACTCCAAGAAATTGAAAAATGTACCAATACCAATGCAGTGATCTACACCATCTGCATTGACCAATGCAGTGATCAAGCATGAGCTCAATGCAGGACCGAAGCCAGGCTTTATCATGAGTTCATGACAGTGTATATATTGTACTATAAAACCTTTCTATTCTACTCCTATATATCTACTAACATGTGTTGAAGCACGAGGCGCAGCGCTGGGCCGTTTGCTTAGCAGCTAGCTTTAGTAGTCTGCTACCGCTAGTAATACTAAGCTGCTGCTCGATAGACCTGCTAGTCTGCTGCCGGGGCGAAGGAAGACGCCAACCAGCTCTGCTTTGCGCCAAACACGCATTCGATGCTTAAATTCAGACTGCCAACATCCGTACAAACTATTAGGGAATCACTTCCCATATTCATATCAAATTAGCATAACCGGCCGGGATTCAATATATGTTTGCTGATCAAGAATCTAATTAAGCCGTCAATTGCGGTAGCTGTGGTttgtatatatatactactaGTTTCATCTACCCCGTTCATTCATCACTTCCACTTGCGGCCGAACATCTTCTTGTTCTTGTGCTTGCCAAACTTGCCGTGCTTGAACTTGCCATGCTTGAActtgccgtggccgtggccgtggccatacATCCCGTGGCCGCCTCCGTGGGACACCTTGTGAGCTCCATACGccgccgctgcggcggcggcacctCCGGCCAACATCGCTCCGAAGCCTCCAGAACCCCCTGCACCGTGGCCTCCTCCATACATAGCACCATGACCTGCCAAATTTATTGTAATGGTTTGAATCGTATCACTCCAGTAGATAAGATGACGCTATGAATATCATACAAAATGTGAAGGAGTATCAACGGAGTATCATTTTACAATGTATATATGTTTCTGCCCTGGATTAATTCTGCGGCCACAATGGAGTATAATGAACAATGTATATATGTTTCTGTAGCATTTGTAGGTGGGGATCTGACTTGTCCCTGAATTGTTCAATAGAAAATGTATTGTTATATATGAAATAACTTGTACTAATTACACTAATGAATATTATTGCTATCCAACGTCTCTTATATATACTAAAAACAACAATGCCAAAGCCTAAACAACCAAGTTAATTAATTACTAATAAAGAGATGAATTAATGgacattaccagccatcggtggaCCGTGACCAGGATAACCAGCCTGTGGGTAGACCGGCTGATGGGGGTATCCGCTGGGAGGATAGGCGCCTGCACCCGGAGGGTACGCACCGTGCGACGGCGGATACCCGCCAGGTTGAGGGTAGCCACCCGGAGGCTGGTACCCACCAGGTGGCACCGGATACCCTTGTCCGGGGCCGGGAGGGTATGCGCCGCCCGGTGGAGGAGCTGGGTAGCCGGCGGGGTACTGGCCGTATCCACCCGGGTACCCTCCGTGGAATCCCTTGTCCGCGTTCGAGGGATCGTGGCTGTCCTTCCCGCCCCCCATGCCGCCTAGCTCCTCTCGATCAAGCCTCAACAACCACAAGACAGGTTACCTGTTGGAGCTTGGTGACCAGGGAGAGCTTCCGAGGACGAAACGGCGTCGGCGGCAATGGCGAACAACGGTCGGATTGGAAAGAGATATATGTGCAGCAAGCATGCTTCTCGGCGAAATCTGCTATTTTTAGAATTTCTTGATGTGGTTGTACGTGAAGTTAGGGGGACCTCGCCACATTTTCTGCCGAAGCTAGCAGATGTCACCCGGCCCACGAGTCGGCAGAAACAGCG harbors:
- the LOC136537721 gene encoding glycine-rich protein A3-like; the protein is MGGGKDSHDPSNADKGFHGGYPGGYGQYPAGYPAPPPGGAYPPGPGQGYPVPPGGYQPPGGYPQPGGYPPSHGAYPPGAGAYPPSGYPHQPVYPQAGYPGHGPPMAGHGAMYGGGHGAGGSGGFGAMLAGGAAAAAAAYGAHKVSHGGGHGMYGHGHGHGKFKHGKFKHGKFGKHKNKKMFGRKWK